In a genomic window of Salegentibacter salegens:
- a CDS encoding OsmC family protein: MTSKVIYTGSLRTEAEHLKSGAKIITDAPTDNHGKGEAFSPTDTVATALASCMLTVMGIKADDLKVNLKGTTAEITKTMAAEPRRISKVEIVITFPETYTPKSQKILEHTAKNCPVLESLHPNMEKIISFNYL; encoded by the coding sequence ATGACCAGCAAAGTAATTTATACCGGGAGTTTAAGGACTGAAGCCGAACACCTTAAAAGTGGAGCTAAGATAATTACCGACGCGCCAACCGATAATCACGGAAAAGGCGAGGCTTTTTCCCCAACAGATACTGTAGCCACCGCTTTAGCAAGCTGTATGCTCACCGTTATGGGCATTAAAGCCGATGATTTGAAAGTGAATTTAAAAGGAACCACTGCTGAAATCACTAAAACCATGGCCGCTGAACCCAGGCGAATTTCTAAGGTTGAAATAGTGATTACTTTCCCCGAAACTTACACGCCAAAATCACAAAAAATTCTGGAACATACGGCAAAAAACTGCCCCGTGCTGGAGAGTCTGCATCCCAATATGGAGAAGATAATTAGCTTTAATTATTTATGA
- a CDS encoding amino acid ABC transporter substrate-binding protein has translation MKYLLIVCFLFQLSSLSASAQEFKYHTVEAGETVYSIAKSYNVSEEAIYKYNPDAKANSLEVSSKLVIPLSEKEKVSAENEDVQFITHTVKRKETLYRLSKDYNVEIDEIKRFNKHLYSEELRRGEEILIPQRKEGATNTEIASSENLEIPATDKPQTSETREHVVLPKETKYGIARKYGLTVKELEELNPKVEVLQPGVMIRVGTDVLDEPVILTDEVFEFYEVKAKETLFGLSRKFDVPQDSLISLNPALEDGLKTGMVLKVPNTGEGEGNLEAGETEELKSDAEDDSNISLDLSEKLDNFNTKELVVLLPYSLNKIDSDSTSSYKDAILDDRVLRISLDFYSGVLMAVEKAKELGISTRLRTYDTRRNVQDVTNLINSNDFTNVDAVIGPLLQNTIEATASKLTQYNVPVISPLSNREMRSYQNLFQSRPTDEILKNAMFNYLEKNAGGKNVIIIADGAKNQVKNELTQILPNSRVILPSDNYLSAEKIEAQLSGTQENWVILESSNVGLLSSATSALNRLARNHEIKLFTTERNSGYEDDNVDNEHLGRLNFHYPSVDKEYDTASSEEFIEAYKEEFDMIPNQYVIRGYDLTLDVLLRLASAENLYNSFEKHTGFTEYHENKFHYTPKRNGGFYNDAVYIMSLDEELNLKVVNDQQSNLYREFKD, from the coding sequence ATGAAATACCTTTTAATAGTTTGTTTTTTATTTCAGCTGTCCAGTCTTTCTGCGTCAGCCCAGGAATTTAAATACCATACGGTAGAAGCCGGGGAAACTGTTTACAGCATCGCTAAATCTTATAATGTTTCAGAAGAAGCGATTTATAAATACAACCCCGATGCTAAAGCCAATAGTTTAGAGGTATCGTCAAAATTAGTAATCCCATTAAGCGAAAAGGAAAAAGTTTCAGCTGAAAATGAAGATGTTCAGTTTATTACGCATACCGTAAAGCGCAAAGAAACATTATACCGACTTTCTAAAGATTATAATGTTGAAATTGATGAGATTAAAAGGTTTAATAAGCATCTTTATTCCGAAGAATTACGACGGGGAGAAGAGATTCTTATTCCGCAGCGAAAAGAAGGTGCCACTAATACTGAAATAGCTTCTTCTGAAAATCTGGAGATCCCGGCAACCGATAAACCCCAAACTTCTGAGACCCGCGAGCACGTGGTTTTACCTAAAGAAACCAAATATGGGATTGCCCGTAAATATGGTCTTACTGTGAAGGAACTTGAAGAATTAAATCCTAAAGTTGAAGTTTTACAACCGGGCGTTATGATACGTGTGGGTACCGATGTTTTGGACGAACCGGTAATCTTAACCGATGAGGTTTTTGAATTTTATGAAGTAAAAGCTAAAGAAACCTTATTCGGATTATCTCGCAAGTTCGATGTTCCGCAGGATTCACTTATTTCTTTAAATCCTGCTTTAGAAGATGGTCTAAAAACAGGAATGGTTTTGAAAGTTCCCAATACGGGAGAGGGAGAAGGTAATCTGGAAGCAGGAGAAACCGAAGAACTTAAAAGCGATGCAGAAGATGATTCTAATATAAGTTTAGACCTTAGTGAAAAATTAGACAATTTTAATACAAAAGAACTCGTAGTATTATTGCCTTATAGTCTAAATAAAATAGATAGCGATTCTACTTCAAGTTATAAAGATGCAATTCTGGATGATCGCGTACTTCGTATTTCTCTGGATTTTTACAGTGGTGTACTAATGGCGGTTGAAAAAGCAAAAGAATTGGGGATTTCTACCCGTTTAAGAACTTATGATACCCGCCGTAATGTTCAGGATGTTACAAATTTGATTAACTCCAATGATTTTACGAATGTAGATGCTGTAATTGGACCATTATTGCAGAATACCATTGAAGCCACCGCCTCAAAATTAACACAGTATAATGTTCCGGTAATAAGTCCGTTGTCAAATCGTGAAATGCGATCTTATCAAAATCTTTTTCAGTCGCGTCCTACTGATGAAATTCTGAAAAATGCAATGTTCAATTATCTGGAGAAAAACGCTGGTGGCAAAAATGTTATTATTATTGCTGACGGGGCTAAAAACCAGGTGAAGAATGAACTGACTCAAATTTTACCAAATTCAAGGGTAATTCTTCCTTCAGATAATTATTTAAGTGCAGAAAAGATTGAAGCGCAGCTTTCAGGAACTCAGGAAAACTGGGTGATTCTTGAGTCTTCTAATGTTGGCTTATTAAGTAGTGCAACTTCAGCATTGAACCGTTTAGCAAGAAATCACGAAATTAAATTATTTACTACCGAGAGAAATAGTGGTTATGAAGACGATAACGTAGATAACGAACATTTAGGGAGACTTAATTTTCATTATCCTTCAGTAGATAAGGAATATGACACCGCTTCTTCTGAAGAGTTTATAGAAGCTTACAAGGAAGAATTTGATATGATTCCTAATCAATATGTAATTAGGGGTTACGATCTTACTTTAGATGTGCTGTTAAGATTAGCTTCTGCTGAAAATCTTTATAATTCTTTTGAAAAGCATACCGGTTTTACTGAATATCACGAGAATAAATTTCATTATACGCCAAAACGCAATGGAGGTTTTTATAATGATGCGGTGTATATTATGAGTTTAGATGAAGAACTTAATTTAAAAGTAGTCAATGACCAGCAAAGTAATTTATACCGGGAGTTTAAGGACTGA
- the guaA gene encoding glutamine-hydrolyzing GMP synthase codes for MQKNVLILDFGSQYTQLIARRVRELNIYCEIYPYNKIPDDISSFKAVILSGSPFSVRGEDAPHPDLSKIRGKLPILAVCYGAQYFAHFHGGKVEASETREYGRANLSVIKDAEPLFEGIMENSQVWMSHSDTIKELPTNSVRIASTTDVLNAAYRIEGEQTFGIQFHPEVYHSTDGKQVLENFLVKIAGVAQTWTPGKFVDLTVSELKEKIGDDKVVLGLSGGVDSSVAAVLLHKAIGKNLYCIFVNNGLLRKGEFESVLDQYKDMGLNVKGVDASARFLDALTGISDPEDKRKAIGNAFIEVFDDEAHQITDVTYLAQGTIYPDVIESVSVNGGPSATIKSHHNVGGLPDFMKLKIVEPLKMLFKDEVRRVGAEMGIDKELLGRHPFPGPGLAIRILGDITAEKVRILQEVDHIFIQGLRDWMLYDKVWQAGAILLPVSSVGVMGDERTYEKVVALRAVESTDGMTADWVNLPYEFLQKTSNTIINRVKGVNRVVYDISSKPPATIEWE; via the coding sequence ATGCAAAAAAACGTACTCATTTTAGACTTCGGCTCGCAGTACACGCAACTTATTGCAAGGCGTGTGAGGGAACTCAATATTTACTGCGAAATTTATCCTTACAACAAAATTCCAGACGATATTTCAAGTTTTAAAGCGGTAATCCTTTCGGGGAGCCCGTTTTCAGTTCGGGGAGAAGATGCCCCACACCCTGATTTATCTAAAATTCGTGGGAAACTGCCAATTCTGGCCGTTTGTTATGGAGCGCAGTATTTCGCCCATTTCCACGGTGGAAAAGTAGAAGCTTCGGAAACCCGGGAATATGGAAGAGCAAACCTTTCGGTAATTAAAGATGCCGAACCGCTTTTTGAGGGAATTATGGAAAATTCCCAGGTTTGGATGAGTCATAGCGATACCATAAAAGAATTGCCAACCAACAGTGTAAGAATTGCCAGTACCACCGATGTTTTGAACGCGGCTTACAGGATTGAAGGGGAGCAGACTTTCGGGATCCAGTTTCATCCTGAAGTGTATCATTCAACCGACGGGAAGCAGGTTTTAGAAAACTTTCTGGTAAAAATTGCTGGAGTTGCGCAAACCTGGACTCCGGGTAAATTTGTTGATCTCACGGTTTCAGAATTAAAAGAAAAAATAGGAGACGATAAAGTAGTCTTAGGTTTAAGCGGGGGCGTAGATTCTAGCGTAGCCGCGGTTTTATTGCATAAAGCCATCGGGAAAAACCTTTATTGCATCTTTGTAAATAATGGTTTGTTGCGTAAGGGTGAATTTGAAAGCGTTTTAGACCAATATAAAGATATGGGCTTAAATGTGAAGGGAGTTGATGCTTCGGCACGATTTCTGGATGCTCTTACTGGAATAAGTGATCCTGAAGATAAAAGGAAAGCGATTGGAAATGCTTTTATTGAAGTTTTTGATGATGAAGCACACCAAATTACCGATGTTACTTATTTAGCACAGGGAACTATTTATCCCGATGTAATTGAGTCGGTTTCGGTAAATGGCGGGCCATCTGCAACGATAAAATCACACCATAATGTTGGTGGTTTACCAGATTTTATGAAATTGAAAATTGTTGAGCCTTTAAAAATGCTCTTCAAGGATGAAGTGCGAAGAGTGGGTGCAGAAATGGGAATTGATAAAGAATTGTTAGGAAGGCACCCATTTCCCGGACCCGGACTTGCAATTAGAATTCTGGGAGATATTACTGCTGAAAAAGTGCGTATTTTGCAGGAAGTAGATCATATATTTATCCAGGGACTTAGAGACTGGATGTTATATGATAAAGTATGGCAGGCCGGCGCTATTTTGCTTCCGGTTAGTTCTGTAGGAGTTATGGGAGATGAGCGTACTTACGAAAAAGTAGTGGCGTTAAGAGCCGTAGAATCTACCGATGGAATGACTGCTGACTGGGTAAATTTACCTTATGAGTTTCTGCAAAAAACCTCGAATACTATAATAAATCGGGTGAAAGGCGTTAATAGAGTAGTGTATGATATAAGCTCAAAACCACCGGCTACGATAGAATGGGAATAA
- a CDS encoding SIMPL domain-containing protein: protein MKYISAIIFAIAIVLAAWFLGESYVSRANPDGVISVTGSGSENFTSDLIVWEGSFSRMSPNLEQAYKDLNSDKETVRTYLIEKGINEENIVFNSVQTSEQRENQYQNGNYVGSIFQGYQLTQNVKIESNDVELVEGVAREITELLNKGVQFNSTPPRYYYTKLADLKIEMISKATEDARVRAERIAENSGGSLGELKNANMGVFQITGQNSGEDYSWSGAYNTADKRKTASITMRLDYEID from the coding sequence ATGAAATACATAAGTGCTATTATTTTTGCCATTGCCATTGTGCTTGCTGCGTGGTTCCTGGGCGAATCTTACGTTAGTAGAGCCAATCCAGATGGTGTGATCTCGGTTACAGGCTCAGGAAGTGAGAATTTTACCTCAGACCTTATTGTTTGGGAAGGCAGTTTTAGCCGAATGAGCCCCAACCTTGAACAGGCTTACAAAGATTTAAATAGCGACAAGGAAACCGTGCGAACTTACCTTATTGAAAAAGGAATTAACGAAGAAAATATTGTGTTTAATTCGGTGCAAACTTCAGAACAACGGGAAAATCAATACCAGAATGGAAATTATGTAGGTAGTATTTTTCAAGGTTATCAACTTACCCAAAATGTAAAAATTGAATCTAATGATGTAGAATTGGTTGAAGGAGTTGCGCGCGAGATTACTGAATTATTAAATAAAGGCGTTCAATTTAATTCTACACCACCTAGATATTATTATACCAAACTAGCCGATCTAAAAATTGAAATGATTTCTAAGGCTACCGAAGATGCCCGGGTTAGAGCCGAAAGAATTGCCGAAAATAGCGGTGGAAGTTTAGGCGAACTAAAAAATGCCAATATGGGCGTTTTCCAAATCACCGGTCAAAACAGCGGCGAAGATTACAGCTGGAGTGGCGCTTATAATACCGCCGATAAAAGAAAAACCGCATCTATTACAATGCGGTTAGATTATGAGATAGATTGA